tttctaaactTTATTCTATAATTGCAAATGTGATGATATTCTTGTTACGAGAATGAATTGTGATAGCGCATGAGAAGTTGGAGATGggataagaaaatgaaaatgaaatcatgaTTGATAGACAATTTTATTTGGATCTAAtgtctaatttataaaaatatgaaatgtcGGTGTTGTGATAGGTTCAAGATTTACCATAGGAGAATACAAGCCTAGATGAATCATTGCTTAAGTTGAAGTTTGATCCATTCCAACTCAACTTCGAAATTCTATCgtacaaaacaaattttcatcatttatgattatatttttagataggGGTGTGATTTGGGATGCCCAAGTCCAACCTAGTGTTCATATTAGTGCAAACAATGTTTGGATATAAGGTTATTTTTGTCGTGTCAAATATATTTAggtcatttatttatttatttttctttgatttaattatcTTTATGATTGTCACTTTAAAAATCTTCttatttaaacataaatatgatAAACCATGAGTTTGAAATcttgttttattatcattaaaactGATATTAATCAAATATTGGTTTCGCAATATGAGTTTTAATCAACCTTTAAAAACTAATTGGACTCGATGCCCAAATTAGTTAAGGCCTAACTAATCCGTTTCAATTGAATGAAACTAATCTTAATAagttaaatttggtttttttagcATTAAAAGCTTAGTTTCATTTGGTTGAAGCATAAATTGATCAAATCAATTCAACTAACTTGTTCTCTAAGAATCCACTGAGCCAAATCCTTTCTATATCTCTACATATGCATCACTATTCACAATATTCTTCAAACTAGTTTAACATATGACACTAATTTGTTAGCTCCGATGTCACTTGAGAAAGCTAAACCTTTTCATTTTAACGTCCATTTTCATATTAAACTTTTTACCTCAAACCTCAATGTTTTTTTGTTCAAGAGGACCAAAATGCCCATTACACCAAGCTGATAGGCCCATAAGCTCACCACCCAATAAATACTTGATACCCACATAAACTAAAGCCCAACACAATGATGACTTGATACCCACATAAACTAAAGCCCAACACAATGATGGTGGGCCGGGGGCGTTATGAATTTAAAGAgaaatttctcactttttttttcttaaaaagaaactCAACCAGCTTGTGTTGAAGCTTGGACACAAGTGGAAGCCTCATACACGGACTTCCACAGTTTCTTCTTATGACTCACTCCCCCTTTGCTGGAAGGTTTTGTAGTTTTGTATAACCAAGTCTCAATTCTGAGGAGGGTTGTATAGTGAAATGCTTTTCCCAAAAGGGGATTTCCATTTGACTTGTAAAAAGACTCAAGTTCTAAAACATCTTTCTGATTCAAAGAGTTAGAACCCTAGATCAGAAACacatttgatgaagaaaaacaactggaaaaaaaaaaaacagtactCTACATCAGACAGTAGAACCCTATATGAGAGTTTGGACAGATTTCTTTTCAGTATTGGGGCCAAAAAACACGGTTGAGATAGGGGTTCTATCCAATTGAATTTTGCTTTCTGAAGCTTGTTCATGCATATATTTTCTTGGTAAAGCTTCCAAAAATTGACCAAGAGTCCTATGTGCCTATTCCCTCAACACCAGGGAAATGGAAGCTTTCAGAATGTGAAATTTGCAAGCAAACATGATCAATTGTTACTCTCTTCATAAGCAAATTATCAGAAGAAATCAAAGACCCATTCTAGTAGCCAACAAGAAGAGAAGGcagaaattaatatatgaagtAATAATGACAATATTAGTCACGCTCTGTTGTCCTTGAtctaagaaaaaaggaaagctATGAACAACCTGAAAACAGGATCACTGAAGTTTTGTAGGGGAACTCTTCTCAGCCTGAACCAACAATGTACAAGACCATGGATTTCACAGGGAGCATCTCCATGTGCAAAGCAGGGTTTCAGATGAAAATGGCCCCCTGAAAGCACAATGCTCCTTGCTGTCGAATTTCATCATAGTCACCATCATTGTAAGGCGTTAACAAAAGCCGTCAACGAATCAACATCCCTTTTCTCTGAGGGATATTTGATCGGATTGGGAGAATGCTTAGGAAAGAATAGTATTGTAGGGAAGCTACCAAGCTGCAGCTCCTGCTGTGCAAATTTCTTCTGCTCACCATCTGCTCTGAACTTTCCCACCTTTATCCCACTACCCGCCAGCTTTTCTGCCAATTCATCATATGATCCTTCCATGGCCTATATCCAATTTACAAAACGGAAAAGAGAATGTTTCACAGGTTAGTAAGCAATTAGCACAATCACCTGCATCTAGAAATGTGCCTGATTCAAAAGAAATTGTTACCTGGCAAAAACGGCACCAAGGTGCATAGAGCACAACCAGCCATGGATCTGCTCGGTTCTCCAACTTGGTTAAGTTCCCAATCCCAGTTCTACTAAGGGAAACCACATTTTGGGAGTTGAAAATGTCGGTAACTGCAGCGGTTCCATTTTTGTGGGCAGCCCCATTGCCATTTCCATTTAGTTCAGGCACCTCTTCTTGTTTGATATTTCCTTTGTGGAGGCCACACTCCTTGGCCTTGGAGTCCTCCCACCACCACCTTCCTTCCCTCTCGTGCTGGCCGGGCAAAACTGGCCGAGTGCATGGCTCACACCCAATTGATACATATCCTTGTGAGTGCAAACTGTTAACAGGCACATTCATGGCCCTGAGGAAGTTCCAAATGTCCATGCTGTCCACATTTGCCACTGGGTTCCACTTCACTAGGCTGCCAACCCCACTATCCATCCCTTCAAATGTAGGATCCACTTGGACAACCGGAATTTCAGCTCTGGTGCCTGGAGATTGATCTTTCCTCTGCCCAGTGATCCAGGCTCGAAGACCCTTAAGAGCCTTCCTAAGAGGCCTCACCTTACGTATTCTGCAGCATTCTTGGTGACCATCTTCATAGAAAGAGAACAATCCCTTGTTCCTCACCAGTGCCTGCACCTCAACAGAATCTGGAAACACATACTCGATATGAATTCCATAGTGCTTCTCCACGGTGTCAAAAAACGCATATGTCTCCGGGTTCAACCTTCCAGTATCCAGGCTAAACACCCTGAAAGGCCGACCAGTTAACCGTGCATATTCAATCAAAACCACATCCTCAGCTCCACTGCACAGACCACACTCAGATCATCAAAAATCACAGCTGCAAAATTCTCCAAACCTAATCTTAGTTCTAATTTCCCGAAGGGATTCATGTAGGCTACAAGGTAGTGAACAAATTACtcaaaaaatggaatgaaacaCAAGAAAATACCTGAAAGCAATAGCAATATCATTCCCAAAATTTTGAAGGGCCTTGTCCATAATTTCAAGAGGGGAGGCACTTTCTAGGTCCTTTGCCAACTTATCATAATCCTCAACTACCTCAGTTTCACCCTTCCCCAATACCTCTGGCATATACAACATTATCATTTAACAACCACCCAATATAAAGCCCATAATAATCCCTAAAATCGATTGAAAATAACACTGAAGAATTACCAGGAGCAGCTATTGTCGCTGCAAAAGGGATCATAGCGTGGCTCCTCTTCGGATCTGCGGAAATTGGCTTCATCCAGGATTGTCCATGGATGACATTGGAGGAAGCTGATAGAATCACAGGTTGATTCAACCTTTGGAAAGAGCTAATTTTTGCAGCtgtaaagggggaaaaaaaaaaagacaagcaAAGTGCAAGAAATGCATGAAGAAAAAACAGGttagcaaggaaatgaatagaaagATTCGTAGGACTTTGATGAATattcttttacaatttttttttttttttttttttaaaaaaaatctgtttGGAAAAATTCCTAGAACCCATTGACACTGATGGATATCCTCTACAAaatctgaaaaagaaaagaaaagaaaatttagtttttgaaagtaaaaacaattaacatgTTTgtttaaacacaaaaaataatatttgagggTTTTGATCCCACAACAGTTTCAAAAACATGTCATCAAcgacatttttttaaaacaaacagTCTTAATCTGCGTAACTTTTTTCAGTGATAGTGCAGTTTCGTACATTCAAATAACATAAAGAAGTTCGCAAATGGTAACATgatagggttttttctttttttttttccaaaaatgaaaaacaaaacattttctCTTTACATTTTCACGATTACCAAACATCATAGCGTAGGAATAGATTCAACAGATAACTGAAAAACCCAGCTCATAAAAACTACCGTaatgaaaggagaagaaaaaggaagaaaaaaaataccattgAGATCATGGGAACCGACAGACCCAAGAAtggcagaagaagaagaagaagcagccAACGCCATGAGAGAATTCTGaagctttctctctctagaactCTCTCATTATTTTCCTTGCTGTTGGCTCAGCCTTGGACAGCGTTAAATCATCACCTGCAAAAAGGTGGCCGTTCTAGGTTCATTGAACCTGGACACTTCCACGTTGAGAAATTCATGGGCTAGCCCGTGATCATCACTGTGGTCAAGTGAGAAAAAGAATGACAAATGGAGGGTCATGATCATGCCATCAGTTGCCTTGTTCGACTTTGTCTATCCTCTTTAAAGGCTGGATGCTCATgaagaattttcatattttgtttttttatttatttttattttttattttaattttttatgccAATGGCATCTCATGTGTACTCCAAAAAGTTTCCCCCAATAAGGCTTGTTTGGTAGTCAATCACATCTTAGTGCCTTTCAACATTGAATAACAAATAGAGTCACAATTAATTGGATTCACTCAATTTAATATCCAATCTCATTTTAGGCACGTGtaaggtaaaaaaatataagtgggataaaaaaaatgtaaccaaGAATATTAAGACAAtgattgtaatttaaaaaattattaagacataaaaaatataatccaataaaaacaaaatattcagaATGTTTGTGTTATAATACTTCGTAGACTTACACCTtaacttataattttatataccaTATGTATGATACATAGCGTATGTGGACATTGTTCCAAGAGAATTCCAATTAaggaagaaaaattttaaaatacgttATATTGGATTAatataaaatgtatatattaatatatcgtatgaatataattttcaataggatatgatatcctataaaatatatattttatgaatttgattttttatggtagtatatttaaaaaaattaaaatatcttatatttaataatatgtatgattaagatatttaaacttcataaataaattttttatattatgttatttaatatataaaataatttatatatcatatattaatattattttataaatatttttaaatttttcttttttaagaagaaatttaatttataataaaaaaaatttattttgtaaaataagtatataaaaaatattaataaaaaaaataaagtttatatcCCATATCTTAGTATAAGATAAGATTAATGCATCgggattataaaaaaaatgatggataataTATCACATTACTTATTATATCCTGATTGATTAaacatataatataataaataatgagataatTTATCGTATCCCATcatcaatcaaatatgagatataatataatattctctCTTTTATCCTATTTCACGCTATATTCGATCAATCAGATATAACCTAATTATATCAATGCTAATACCATTGAGATGGACTCATGTGATTTTGTACAGGTAAGAAAAATTCCTGACTGGAGCATTGCAAGAAAAAAAGATGGGAGAACTGGAAAATtgtgaggaaaaagaaaaggaaaagtaattCCAAGATGGGGGCTTGGGACAGTGACTTGGTGGGCCTCAAAGATGTGAAAGGCCAGCAATAATAATATGCAAAATGTGGTCCACCAGATTCAATTTCAGATCCTTTGGTCTCTCTCAATAGATTCATCCACTCAAGAGAAAAATCTGTCCATTGAATTTGATCAAGTTTATGTTTTCTAGATGTTTTGTACTTCAGAAATTGAGTAGTTTTTCTTTGGTAGTGTCATCACCCACTATATCAAATGCATGAACGTTTCTTTGTGTCACATGTTTGGAGTAGGTCACCTAGACTTCACTAGGcgatagtaataataataataataataataaaaaatcggAAAATTCTAAGGTTTCGATTCGAGCCCACTGAACTTGTAATATCAATTATTGAAAATGTACGATGAAATTTAAGCTATTGAATGAGTGTACAAGTACATGAGACTATTATATTAATGATCGAGATCAAAGACATACGATTGATTCCACTTTTAGGTACTAATTTGATGCTGAAACTGGGACCCAAAGAAATGGCATAAGTTACATTTGAGCTAGGAAACAAGATGAATACATACAAATGCAAAGGAATCATCATATTTTTGTATGGCATAACACCCCCTGAGATAGGGCAAAGACCACTGAACAGGCATGTGACCCTTTGAAGAAGGCATCATCAGGTTCAAAAGCCACAGAAggataatttatatttatggaAACAGAAGAGGCTGAGACCTGCAATCCACACATGAATGGGGAATCTGTAGATAACTGATGAGGAATTTGAGTTCTCACTAACAGCAATCCAGtcattcttaaaaatttcaCTCAACAAGTCATGGAAAGTGAGGGAATAGTCAACAAGATTGTAGCTGCAGAAGACAGAAGAAATCATCCAGTGA
The window above is part of the Vitis riparia cultivar Riparia Gloire de Montpellier isolate 1030 chromosome 12, EGFV_Vit.rip_1.0, whole genome shotgun sequence genome. Proteins encoded here:
- the LOC117926670 gene encoding 5'-adenylylsulfate reductase 3, chloroplastic-like gives rise to the protein MALAASSSSSAILGSVGSHDLNAAKISSFQRLNQPVILSASSNVIHGQSWMKPISADPKRSHAMIPFAATIAAPEVLGKGETEVVEDYDKLAKDLESASPLEIMDKALQNFGNDIAIAFSGAEDVVLIEYARLTGRPFRVFSLDTGRLNPETYAFFDTVEKHYGIHIEYVFPDSVEVQALVRNKGLFSFYEDGHQECCRIRKVRPLRKALKGLRAWITGQRKDQSPGTRAEIPVVQVDPTFEGMDSGVGSLVKWNPVANVDSMDIWNFLRAMNVPVNSLHSQGYVSIGCEPCTRPVLPGQHEREGRWWWEDSKAKECGLHKGNIKQEEVPELNGNGNGAAHKNGTAAVTDIFNSQNVVSLSRTGIGNLTKLENRADPWLVVLYAPWCRFCQAMEGSYDELAEKLAGSGIKVGKFRADGEQKKFAQQELQLGSFPTILFFPKHSPNPIKYPSEKRDVDSLTAFVNALQ